A window of Sphingobium herbicidovorans contains these coding sequences:
- a CDS encoding 4-(cytidine 5'-diphospho)-2-C-methyl-D-erythritol kinase, producing the protein MPLPDARTLVETAYAKVNLALHVRERRADGYHALESLFAFARDGDLLAAELTDDGEVRLQVDGPFGAALDAGADNLVTMAARLLQQHTGEERGAVITLTKNLPIASGIGGGSADAAAALRLLNRLWDARLPAAELEQLGLALGSDVPACISSVTQMVRGRGEILEQRDVKALVGMPMLLVNPGVPLSTARVFKGWDRQDRGPLDVQGLDDVITGGRNDLEASAMEVAPIIAQVLGFLKDQRGVRLARMSGSGATCFALFDDAVDRSAVAKALLSQGGDWWIMETEIR; encoded by the coding sequence ATGCCGCTCCCTGATGCGAGGACGCTGGTGGAGACGGCCTATGCCAAGGTGAACCTGGCCCTCCACGTGCGGGAGAGGCGCGCCGACGGCTATCATGCTCTTGAAAGCCTGTTCGCGTTCGCGCGCGATGGAGATCTGCTGGCGGCAGAGCTGACCGACGATGGAGAAGTCCGCCTGCAAGTGGACGGACCGTTCGGGGCGGCGCTGGATGCGGGGGCCGATAATCTGGTGACGATGGCGGCCCGCCTTTTGCAGCAGCATACAGGGGAAGAGCGAGGCGCTGTCATCACATTGACGAAGAACCTGCCTATCGCTTCGGGTATCGGCGGCGGATCGGCGGATGCTGCGGCTGCGTTGCGGCTGCTCAACAGGCTGTGGGACGCGCGGCTGCCTGCCGCAGAGTTGGAACAGCTCGGGCTGGCGCTTGGTTCGGACGTTCCCGCTTGCATAAGCAGCGTTACGCAGATGGTGCGAGGGCGGGGCGAAATACTTGAACAGCGGGATGTGAAGGCTTTGGTGGGGATGCCGATGCTGCTGGTCAATCCGGGCGTTCCGCTGTCGACGGCACGGGTTTTTAAAGGTTGGGATCGGCAGGATCGCGGCCCACTGGATGTCCAGGGCCTGGACGATGTCATAACCGGGGGACGCAATGACCTGGAAGCCTCGGCAATGGAGGTGGCGCCGATCATCGCCCAAGTGTTGGGCTTTCTGAAAGACCAAAGGGGCGTGCGATTGGCGCGGATGTCGGGGTCTGGCGCGACTTGCTTCGCTCTGTTCGATGATGCCGTTGACAGAAGCGCGGTGGCCAAGGCCCTGCTGTCGCAAGGCGGCGACTGGTGGATCATGGAAACGGAGATAAGGTGA
- a CDS encoding N-formylglutamate amidohydrolase, producing MSEAFTLIDGGAAQLLIVADHASAHVPDDIDLGIDEALLTDHIAVDIGVAEVSRLLAEQLGCTAILGGVSRLVIDLNREEEAPGLLPVMSDGHVIPGNREADLAQRLMRFHHPYHHQIVRLLDGMASPFILSVHSFTPSLASDPHARRPWDIGVLYNEDDRAARIAIPLLTEAGLLVGDQLPYSGKLLNATMNRHAEANGIPYLGIEMRQDLVGDVEGQRRFASIIGPIVLQCRNSLA from the coding sequence GTGAGCGAGGCTTTCACACTGATCGACGGCGGCGCGGCCCAACTGTTGATCGTCGCGGACCATGCTTCGGCTCATGTCCCCGATGATATCGATCTGGGGATAGACGAGGCATTGCTGACCGATCACATCGCGGTCGATATCGGGGTCGCGGAAGTCAGCCGCCTGCTGGCGGAGCAGTTGGGATGCACGGCGATATTGGGCGGCGTGTCGCGGCTGGTGATCGACCTCAACCGCGAAGAAGAAGCACCCGGCCTGTTGCCGGTCATGAGCGACGGCCATGTGATCCCGGGCAATCGCGAGGCAGATCTGGCCCAGCGGTTGATGCGTTTCCATCACCCCTATCATCATCAGATCGTCCGGTTGCTGGACGGCATGGCATCACCATTCATCCTGTCCGTGCATAGCTTTACGCCCAGCTTGGCGAGCGATCCCCATGCCCGGCGGCCCTGGGACATCGGCGTCCTTTATAATGAGGATGATCGCGCGGCGCGGATCGCTATTCCGCTGCTGACGGAAGCGGGCCTGCTGGTCGGGGATCAGCTCCCCTATTCGGGCAAGCTGCTGAATGCGACGATGAACCGCCATGCCGAAGCGAACGGCATTCCATATCTGGGCATCGAAATGCGGCAGGACCTGGTTGGAGACGTAGAGGGGCAGCGCCGCTTCGCCAGTATAATCGGTCCCATCGTGCTACAATGCCGCAATAGCCTTGCGTGA
- the ilvD gene encoding dihydroxy-acid dehydratase yields MSHTFDKSKLPSRHVSVGPERAPHRSYYYAMGLTEEEIARPFVGIASAGNDSAPCNTTLDLQADWCRQGVNEAGGMPRRFNTITVTDGIAMGHQGMKSSLASREVIADSVELSVRGHCYDALVTFAGCDKSLPGMMMAMLRLNVPSIFVYGGSILPGRFEDRDVTVVDVFEVVGKYAAGACPLKDVIALEKVACPGHGACGGQYTANTMACVGEAIGLSLPNSNMAPAPYKSREDVAVAAGRQVMELLAKNIRPRDICTREAFENAARIVAATGGSTNGALHLPAMANECGIDFDLFDVAEIFKSTPYIADLKPGGKYVAKDMYDAGGIYMLMKTLFDNGLLHGDCLTVTGKTIAENIEEVTWNPDQKVIYDVKSPITPTGGVVGLKGTLAPNGAIVKVAGMHRLQFEGPARVFDCEEDAFAAVEARDIAEGCVIVIRYEGPKGGPGMREMLSTTAALYGQGMGEKVALITDGRFSGATRGFCIGHVGPEAADGGPIALVEDGDVISIDAEAGTIDLKVADAVLAERRKNWQPRQNDYQAGALWRYAQNVGPAYKGAVTHPGAKAETHVYADI; encoded by the coding sequence ATGTCTCACACGTTCGACAAGTCGAAACTGCCGAGCCGTCATGTCTCGGTTGGTCCTGAGCGGGCCCCGCATCGCAGCTATTACTACGCGATGGGCCTGACCGAGGAAGAGATTGCCCGGCCCTTCGTAGGTATTGCTTCGGCAGGTAATGACAGCGCCCCCTGCAACACCACGCTCGACCTGCAGGCGGACTGGTGCCGGCAGGGCGTGAATGAAGCTGGCGGCATGCCGCGCCGCTTCAACACGATCACCGTGACTGATGGCATCGCGATGGGGCATCAGGGCATGAAAAGCTCGCTCGCGAGCCGTGAGGTTATCGCGGACTCCGTCGAGTTGTCGGTGCGCGGCCATTGCTATGACGCGCTGGTGACCTTTGCCGGGTGCGACAAGTCGCTGCCGGGCATGATGATGGCGATGCTGCGTCTCAATGTCCCGTCGATCTTCGTCTATGGCGGGTCGATCCTGCCGGGGCGGTTCGAGGACCGCGACGTCACGGTCGTCGATGTGTTTGAGGTGGTCGGCAAATATGCTGCCGGGGCCTGCCCGCTGAAGGATGTGATCGCGCTGGAAAAGGTGGCGTGTCCGGGTCATGGTGCGTGCGGCGGGCAATATACCGCCAACACCATGGCCTGCGTCGGCGAGGCGATCGGCTTGTCGCTGCCCAATAGCAACATGGCGCCCGCGCCTTACAAGAGCCGCGAGGACGTCGCGGTCGCGGCAGGGCGTCAGGTCATGGAATTGCTGGCGAAGAATATCCGCCCGCGCGACATCTGTACGCGTGAGGCGTTCGAGAACGCTGCGCGCATCGTTGCTGCAACCGGCGGTTCTACCAATGGCGCGCTACACCTGCCTGCCATGGCGAACGAGTGCGGCATCGACTTCGACCTGTTCGATGTGGCCGAAATCTTCAAATCGACGCCTTACATCGCTGATCTGAAGCCGGGCGGCAAATATGTCGCCAAGGACATGTACGACGCCGGTGGCATCTACATGCTGATGAAGACGCTGTTCGACAACGGTCTGCTGCATGGCGACTGCCTGACCGTGACCGGCAAGACGATCGCCGAGAATATCGAGGAAGTGACCTGGAACCCCGACCAGAAGGTTATCTATGACGTCAAGTCGCCGATAACCCCGACCGGTGGCGTTGTGGGCCTGAAAGGAACATTGGCTCCCAACGGCGCTATTGTGAAGGTTGCGGGCATGCACCGCTTGCAGTTCGAGGGTCCCGCACGGGTCTTTGATTGTGAAGAGGACGCCTTTGCAGCGGTCGAGGCACGCGATATTGCCGAAGGCTGCGTGATCGTCATTCGCTATGAGGGCCCCAAGGGCGGTCCGGGCATGCGCGAGATGCTTTCCACTACCGCTGCGCTCTATGGCCAGGGGATGGGTGAGAAGGTCGCGCTGATCACCGATGGTCGCTTCTCGGGTGCGACGCGCGGCTTCTGCATAGGCCATGTGGGGCCTGAAGCCGCTGACGGTGGCCCGATCGCGCTGGTCGAGGATGGCGATGTCATCTCCATCGATGCCGAAGCGGGTACGATTGACCTGAAAGTGGCCGATGCCGTTCTGGCTGAGCGTCGGAAGAACTGGCAGCCGCGCCAGAATGATTATCAGGCTGGCGCGCTGTGGCGCTATGCACAGAATGTGGGTCCGGCCTACAAGGGGGCGGTTACGCATCCCGGAGCAAAGGCCGAAACCCATGTTTATGCGGACATCTGA
- a CDS encoding bifunctional ADP-dependent NAD(P)H-hydrate dehydratase/NAD(P)H-hydrate epimerase, producing the protein MTGTPILTAAQMREAEQAVFASGIPEYELMERAGVAAAEIIWRAGAKRDALVLCGPGNNGGDGFVIARQLRSRGVPVRVAALGESRTESARKARAAWNGPVEPFDQAGPATQIIDALFGTGLSRGLDAVVAERLCDLTGRAAFSYAVDLPSGVDTDSGALLSAVPDFGICIALGALKPAHVLHPAAGLYRRLVCADIGIATSDTIHHLSPPHLVRPLASDHKYSRGLVAVVGGEMAGAGRLAAHAAARSGAGMVRHLTSLDGAAALDAVITRQARGVDEVKAYLADRRLAAVVVGPGLGRGGDARDRLAAVLPCGHPLVLDADALTLLGGAGAEGIPHGSILTPHEGEFAALFGDLQGSKINRAVGAAQRVSAVVVLKGADSVIAAPDGRVAVATGASPWLSTAGTGDVLAGLAAGRLAVTGDPFRAACEAVWLHGEAARRAGAAFVAGDLIAQLPAAIGSRL; encoded by the coding sequence TTGACCGGAACGCCCATCCTGACTGCCGCCCAGATGCGGGAGGCCGAGCAGGCAGTGTTTGCCAGTGGCATTCCGGAATATGAGTTGATGGAACGGGCAGGTGTAGCGGCGGCCGAGATCATCTGGCGTGCCGGAGCCAAGCGCGACGCTCTGGTCCTCTGCGGTCCCGGCAATAATGGTGGGGATGGGTTCGTGATCGCCCGGCAGCTGCGATCGCGCGGCGTGCCGGTGCGCGTGGCAGCCTTGGGCGAGAGCCGGACGGAGTCAGCGCGAAAGGCGCGTGCTGCATGGAATGGTCCGGTCGAGCCATTCGACCAGGCTGGCCCGGCAACGCAGATCATCGATGCGCTGTTTGGCACCGGCCTTTCCCGAGGACTTGACGCGGTTGTTGCGGAACGGCTCTGCGATCTCACCGGGCGGGCAGCCTTCAGCTACGCGGTCGATTTGCCGAGCGGAGTGGATACGGACAGCGGGGCATTGCTGTCGGCGGTGCCAGACTTTGGCATTTGCATCGCTCTGGGCGCATTGAAGCCGGCTCATGTGCTGCATCCTGCTGCTGGTTTATATCGACGGTTGGTTTGCGCTGATATCGGCATCGCTACCTCGGACACGATCCATCATTTGTCTCCGCCCCACTTGGTCAGGCCGCTTGCGTCGGATCACAAATATAGCCGGGGATTGGTCGCCGTCGTCGGCGGCGAGATGGCAGGGGCCGGGCGGCTTGCTGCGCATGCTGCTGCTCGTTCGGGTGCAGGCATGGTACGTCACCTGACCAGCCTGGATGGTGCGGCGGCGCTGGACGCTGTCATCACTAGGCAGGCCCGCGGGGTTGACGAGGTAAAGGCCTATCTCGCTGACCGCAGGCTGGCCGCGGTGGTCGTTGGGCCGGGACTGGGCCGTGGCGGTGATGCACGCGACCGTCTGGCTGCGGTGCTTCCTTGCGGGCATCCGCTTGTCCTAGATGCCGACGCCTTGACGTTGTTGGGAGGTGCGGGAGCAGAAGGAATACCGCACGGTTCCATTCTGACCCCGCATGAAGGGGAATTTGCAGCGCTTTTCGGCGATCTGCAGGGAAGCAAGATCAACCGCGCGGTTGGGGCGGCCCAGCGCGTATCGGCCGTGGTCGTGCTCAAGGGCGCCGATAGCGTGATAGCGGCGCCGGACGGGCGGGTCGCCGTAGCGACCGGTGCGTCGCCCTGGTTGTCCACCGCCGGGACCGGTGATGTGCTGGCGGGTTTGGCCGCGGGGAGATTGGCGGTGACTGGTGATCCGTTCCGCGCGGCATGCGAGGCGGTCT